CTCCTTTTTGCTTTTACACTGTGTTTCTTTGCATATACCCAGTCAATCCTCTCTTTAGAGGTAGATCTGGATGTGTACATATATAATGCTTACTACCTTTTGTGGTAGTGTAACATGCCAATGAATTTGTATCTGTGTGTTTGCAGACATGTTAGGTCACCTACTTGCTCTACTGATAGGTAGATAAaaacgaaaaaaatattttgtaactGGTCCTTTGATTGACCCTTGTATAATGTATGGAACATCAAAACACCTACTTTTCATTTTGTCACAGAATATTGAATTGGAGAATGGATTGAGGAAGTCAGCAAAGTCAAAAGTCCCTTCAGATCCCAATGCATGGCTTCAAATGCGTGAAAACTACGAGGCAATAATTCTTGAAGATCATGAATTCTCTGAAAAACATGAGATAGAGTATGCTTTATGGCAGTTACACTACAGGAGGATTGAGGAGTTCCGAGCACACATTAATGCCGCAGCATCCTCAGGAGGAGTAACCACATTACAAGTTAAAAGTCCTGTTCAGCCTGATCGAATAAAGAAAATACGTGCTATTTTTAAAGGTTTTCTTTTAGAGGCAACTGGATTTTATCATGATTTAATACTTAAGATCAGAACAAAATATGGCTTGCCTCTGGATTATTTTTCTGATGCTCCTGAGAGCCAAATTACActggaaaaagatgaaaaaaactcTTTTGAGATAAAGAAAGGGCTGATCTCTTGTCACCGCTGTCTGATATATTTGGGTGATCTTGCTCGTTACAAAGGACTTTATGGGGAAGGGGACTCTGTCAGTCGAGATTATGCTGCTGCTTCTGGTTACTACCTACAGGCTGCTTCCCTTTGGCCTTCAAGTGGCAatccacatcatcaggtgtgtcttaattttttttttcttgattttatatACAGTAGATCTATACTTTAGGTTTCTCTTTCAGTCTGTCTGTTGTTCTGACTATGTTGTTTTTGGATGCATGAATATCAGCTTGCAATACTTGCATCATATTCTGCTGATGATCTTCTGGCACTCTATCGGTATTTTCGGAGCTTGGCAGTGAATAATCCTTTCTTAACAGCAAGGGACAATTTGATTATTGCATTTGAAAAGGTACTGGTATCTCTATCTTAATGGAACAATGTGATTTCTGTTTTCTATTTCTAAtgtctcatattttttgagaatgcACTCTCCCTATGAACACTGAACAATATATGGTGATTAGAGAGGAAGGGTGGAAGGGTATATTGTGATTGGAGAGGAAGGTGGAAGGGTGCATTCTTACTAAGCTAATTGTTTAATGCTTCTTATGTTGTGGTTCAATGCTTCAAAACATCATTGGTTTTTTTTAACCTTTTTTTGACATTTAAAGAAGAATCTTAAAGTTGGTCAATTTATCTAGTGTGCCAGTGCTGTTTAGTCTTGCTGCAAAGTTGAAACTAAGTCTCATTTAAATAAGCACACATTTAAAAGTAGTGTTTGGTGCTGAGTGAATCTCAAAGACTGGTTTGCTAAGAGGCTTGGAATGGAAACTTGTTTCCACCTTGCAGGGGACCTAACTTGTGCACAAAACATGAGCATCAGATTGTAGTTCTGCTTTCTGAAAATGTTCATAGTCTTGTGTACTTGCTTATGTGAATATCCTTGGATCATACCGAGAACAGTTGTGAAGTTTAACGGTGCAAAATTTGGGCTTGCCATGTAATGTTACTGCACGTCCAGAGATGACCTGCACATCTTTATCATTCCATCTTGGCATATTCTTACATTTTTGTGTTGTTCAATAATGACATGCAGAAATTTTGCACAAGCTTGGTATCTTATTAGAGTTGTCAATTTGGGTTGGGCCCGTCGGGTTGGTCTGCCCCGCCATGTAAATAAGGCGGATTGGGTTTATATTTTAGCAACCTGTTTAAAAGCGGGTCAAATGACCCGCCCCATTTGGGTCGGCGGGTCGCGGTGGGCTGACccgtctttatatatatatatatatatatatatttcaaaagagggttctaatgttattgaagagataattgatgaaaaagaagaagaagatgaagaattgaatgacGAGGACCACAATAATGATATGGAGGATATTTTGGGGACTTTGATTTGCCTctaaattagtttgaaaattgaaaCTTAAAGTCTTTTAAGTTTGGGTTGTATTAAGTATTTAGTTTAAGGTTGACAATTTCATTTTATGACTCTAAGAATTGAGATGTGAGACTTTGATAGATTGATTTGAGCTCAAATTGAATATGAAATTCAGTTTATATTACTgtttacagatttttttttttttgaaattttggcgGATTGGCCCATTTAACCCGCGGCCCATGGCGGGTTGGGTCGGGTTGGGGTTTTTCCAACCCGTCAGTTAAAGGAGCCAGCCCGCCTCGACCCATTTAGAGGCGGGTCGGGGTGGGTTGGGGTGGGCCGGCCCGTCTTGACAGCTCTATATCTTATTGTTTTTATCAATCTACATAAGAAACTGATAACTGGTTTTCTTTTTTGATGTTTGTGTTGCTCTTGTTGACCTTCTCACTTGTGTCTTATTTTCTCAGTTGCATATCTGACTTTGGCAACAATTTCTTGTAGAACCGCCAAAATTGTTCTCAGCTCCCTGGTAGTTCCAAAGTTTCTTCTGCTAGGACATTGCCTAGTCGAGCGACTGGGAAGGGAAGAGGACGAGGAGATTTCAGGCCTGCAGCTAAAGAGACAAAAGTCGAAAGCACTCGAATCAAAGAACGAGAACTTAGTACCCCTGAGGTTTTTAAAGCTTTCTTGACTCGATTTATTCGACTTAATGGCATCCTCTTCACACGAacaaggtatttttttttttatgattcacTTCAacctaaattcaaaaaaaagtcgAAGCAATTTTTTGCTGATTATGATTAGTATCATGAGATTTTGTCACTGATTTTTTTATTACTTGCATAAACATTTATGTGGTGCAATTAACAGCTTGGAAACTTTTGGAGAAGTATTTGCTCtggtcatcagtgatcttcttgagCTGCTATCTTCTGGACCTGAGGAGAAGCTAAATTTTGGTCAAGATGCTGCGGAAAATGGACTGGTCATTGTGAGGCTTATTGCCATTCTTATATTCTCAGTTCATAATGCGAAGAGGGAGTCTGAAGGGcaatcatatgctgaaattttgcAGCGTACTGTGTTGCTTCAAAATGCATTTACAGCTGCCTTTGATTTTGTGGGACATATCCTGAAAAGATGCACACAATTGCATGATGCTGCATCAAGTTATCTTTTACCAGGTATTCTAGTTTTCATGGAGTGGCTTGCATGCCATTCAGATATTGCAGCTGGCATTGATATTGAAGAAAAGCAAGCTGCTGCAAGGTCATTCTTTTGGGATCAGTGTGTATTACTGATGAACAAACTACTGCTGAGTGGGCTTGCTGATGGAGATGAGGATAAAACCTGCTTTTTGGAAATGAGCTGGTATGATGATGGGGAAAGTGGTAGTATGCTTGCATTGTGGGAGGACTTTGAGTTGAGAGGGTTTTCACCCTTAGCGCCAGCACAGCTCATCTTAGACTTCTCAAGGAAGTATTTACTTGAAAATGATGGGAGCAACAAGGAGAACAGTGCTCGTGTGAAAAGGATTCTTGCAGCAGGACGGGCTCTTATGAATGTCGTTCGGATTGGTCAACAAGAAATTTATTATGACTCAAAACTGAAGAAATTTGTAATAGGTACCAAGCCTCCTGCATATGAAGATTTAGATGCATCCAAGTTAGATGATTTCAAAGTAGTAGGTCCAGTTGGAAATATGGGAATGATGCAATCAAATACAGCTAATCTACAAGCCAAACAATCTTGGGGGCAGCTATATGcagatggagaagaagaagatgaagtaaTTGTTTTCAAGCCTATGGCTGTGGAAAAGTACGCCAACATGAGTATGTCAGAGGCAAATGCTTTTGGAAACATCCAGCCTGCACAGAGTTCTTCCTTAGGTGATCAGTCAGCTTATGGTGGTTTGCTTTCTGCTGCTTTCAGTAATAGTCAGGTGTCAGCTGCTCTAAATGGCATTTCGCGACCACCCATAACTATGTGCAGTgtctctcagcctcctgctcaGCATATCACTCCAAGCACTTCAAAGTGGTCTACGGAGCAAGAGTCATTTATCATGGGCGGGCTTAAGAATTTGAGCATTGCGGAAAATGACATATATGCTAATCCAGGTTTGCTAAGTGGTCGGAGTAGTTTGCAGCCTACTTCATTTTCCCCATCACTTTCTGCAACTTCCAATCTGAATACCAGCTCTAGCAATCAGTTATCTGGTCATATAAATGCGGGCAAAGCTGTTATACCAGCAGAAGTTGATTCCATAATTCCTTTGGAAGCAAATTCTGATGGTGCGGATATGAAAGTTGCAGCATCTTTGCCAGCTTCGAGGAAAATCCCTGTTAGCCGGCCGGCAAGGCACTTTGGACCACCACCTGGATTTAGCAACCCTGCTAAGCAACTGGAGGACTCCAATTTTAAATTTACTATCAAGGAAGAACAGCCTCAGATGGATGACTATAGCTGGCTAGATGGATTTAAAACATCATCAATCAGTGGTATGGGGATGGAAAATTCCATCAATCGTGCCACGCATATATATCCGCAAGTTACTGCCAGTAATAGTAACAGTGTTTCTGGTCCTATTACCTTTCCTTTTCCTGGGAAACAGTTTTCTACTGTTCAGCCTGAGATGGCATATGAGAAGAAGTGGCAAGATTTCCAGCTTTTTGAGCATTTGAAGTTGGATGCAGAAAAGCAGCTTCCCCAAGCAAGTCAGCAGTCTGCATTGCTACCAGAGCAGTATCAAGCACCATCGTTATGGTCTAGCCATTTCTTTGTGTGATTCAAAAGGATAAGTGGTAATGTTTTGTGGCATAATTTAGTTTCTACTGAACTATGATATTGGGATTTTGCCTGCTGTTGTGATATTATCTTGTACTCCATTTTTATTGGAGATTAGAAGTTAAACTCATCTCAGTTGGACTTGTATTCCAGGTTGTTGACAATTTGTTGCGGTGAGTGGCCTCTAGCTTGAGTCTATCAACTTGGGCAGCCACTTTTGCAGCTCTTCCAGTGGTTGGTAAATCTCAGTGGGAACAAGGTGATCTTGGGAGCATAGCAGGTACCTGCTTCTGAAATTGGTAAGAATGAAAGTTCTAACTCTCCCCCATGTTTAATAAGATTTCTTTTCCTGCAATGCTGATTATCAAAAAGTTGATAACTAATATGGTTACTTATTAACCATTATATGGTAAGGGTTATGAAAGTTCTTTATAGGCTGCATATCTCGGCACTGACAATAATGGCAAGATTTAGGGCATATTAACCTGATTTGCTTTACATCACCAATTGCACTAACTTGGCAGAACATTGAATCAATGTGAAAAGAAACAAAAACCCAGAAGCATGCCTCCTTTCTTTAAAGTTGTTCCAATCAAGATTTGCGATACTGGTGCATACTATCTTGTACCTGGTATAGCGTATCGTACAGGTTCTGATCCGGTACTCAGTACAAGGGGCATACTCAGTGTTGGTATGTTGAATTCTGCAATGGGCATACTGATATGGTGCCACAATGGTGCCGGTATGGGATTGGGTACTGAGGTGCTGAATTTTGGTTGCAATCACCCAGATTCATGTCGCTCTTAAGAAACTACTATCTATATAGATGAaagaaaacaaaacaagcattttACCATCTATTTCTGTCTGTCTattttgcatcttactttagaaaATGGCAGCTGCTTTTATTTTAACTTTGAAGTTGTTGTTTGTCATCCCTCAAGATGTCTTCCATGCAACTCTTTGTTTTGCGACCCCCTACCTGCTACACATCTTAACCATCTCAGACCTTGTTTGTTTATTTGCAATTCAAAATTTATGTTCTACAGTCTACATTGGTGAAATGTCCTCTGTAAAAATAATATAGTTATGTATACAGAGGAACAATCTGTCCATTATCTTTGGTATCTTTGTTTGAATTTCATTTTATAGGGATAATGCTGGGACTTGTTATGCTGTTAACTTgttattaatttgaaaaaaaaaacttcaacTATTTGCCAATATTGGCAATGCTTCTATTTTAGACGAATAAAAGCAAAGCTAATGGGCAAGCAATCAAACTATAGCTTTTGTGAAATGTAGAAGCATTAGATTTGCCATGTTGGTTGGAGCTAAACAAATTAGTCTTTTATGATAATGCCAGGACGGATCATTGATATAGTTACATTAAATAAAATTAGAGTTTCATGGTATATAAAATGGTTATTTGAATTGATTATCAGAGCCTCGCTGGATGCGTTTATGATTGGTTAATGATGTAGTCTCATTTCTCGGTTTGCTGTGGTATGTAGTCATCACTCAGTAGTTGGACTCTAATTGAGTTTGTGTCAGTTTCTTAATGAGTCACATAttgtaaattcaaaaatttttaactgacACAATGTTTAAATACTACAATTTTATTAATATCCATATTGTAGATAATGTAATCCAGTGGTTTATTTACTCATAGATGGCTATTAGTGAAACTGTGAAAGGAAACTATGAAATTATAGAAGCAGAAAATTTAACTTGTATAAAGAAGATGGTGAATATTGAAATCAATTTTTGTATACTTTGAGACTACTATAAACAGTAAGAGTAACCTCCCATGCATTTTAGTCATGAAATGATTGTTATACGTTGAAACCAAAGTTTGTTtcaatataaaaagaaaagatgttcAGATGATTATATGGAGAACTTAgtattaaaattctatctcaaccATACTTAAGAGGCTGGAGACCAATGAGAATTGTCATATCCAGCGGAGAGAGGAGTTGATTCTTGCAAGGAGGTGCTGGTCTCATGTGCTGTGGCTAGAATAGATCAATGTGGTTGAGCTACCTTGTATGTATCACTGTACTTAATTTTGGCAAGTTTTTGTGGACAAAGCATCCTGTCGTGGCATCTTAACCAATTATGGGAGCTAAATTGTAAACATAGATGATAATCTAATTTGGTTACATTGTGAGGATATGTGGGTATTAGTGGCATCAAAAATAGAATCGAGGGGCAGTCACTGGCTTCATTGTACTCCCTGACTTGGTGGAAGAACTACTCAACAGGATGAATAGCCCTCTTAAATAATTTGTTTTTCCAATTTTTGGTGATTGGAAGGCTACATCATTACAGCACAGCTTCTTGGGCTACTCTATTTATTGGATGTTCTCGCTTTTTCCCCCTTTTTCACAACTATAAATGTTTAGTAGCAAAAATTGATGTTGCTTCTAATGAAGATTGTATGCGTTGGATTTAGCTATTGCTGTTGATGCAGAAGAGGCTGCTCTGAGTGCAAAGACAACTGTGAATGGCATTTGAAGCTGGCTGCATGGGTGAAGTTGAGTCATTCCTGTGAATGATGACTGTAAGCTAGGGGTCAACCAGTGACTAAGAATGTAGGCAGTCATGTTGGTTAGAAAAGAATAAGGGATTGTATATCATGGGGTTCCGGAACTGGGTATAGAGACTTGTTTTGATTAACTAGGGGTTCAAAAGAGTGGTATGGAGGGACCATTTAATGGGTGAGTCTCAATCTAAAAAGAAGAGATGCTCTAGGTGCAATCAAGAGAAAAGGAGTAGAGTGATGAAATGACAAGGATATACTATATAAAGAGTGGAGAAGAGGAAGGGGTTTTTTTTGGGGAGTGAAAGGGAGGGGGACTGGTGATGATTAGAAAAAACAAATATCTTATCATGGAATATTATGGTGtttaaataagaaaaagaaattatGTGAAAGATATTTTGTAGGAAAGACAGTTGATTTGCTTTACTTACGAGAAATTAATATGGGATCCTCTTCATGTAACTTTTAGTGGCTCCTAGGACAATTGAGTAGTAAGATTGTGGACACAAGGGATTTCTAGCTCAGTTTAGTGAGAGCAATTGTGTCTGGAGACTTTctaagggaaaatattttttcataattgtcAATTGGCCCAATAATCTTCAAGCGTTTGCGAAATTTGGTTGTTGATTTGGTCTTGGCATATTACAGTTTTGGTTGTCCTCCAGGAAGGACTGTAGAAGCACTAGTATAAACACGGAAGGTTCGCTAAAGTGGTTGGCAAACTTAAATTCATTGACTGTCTGAGGTATTGCCAAGGGTCAGCCCTCACTGTTCGAATTTGATAGATAAATTTGCATTGAATGGATTAAGAACATCGAATGGTCAAAGTTGGGTTTGTTAAACTGGCAATAATTGGAGTAGTAATTGCTAACTGCATGACTAACCTCCAAGAATTGATATTATGAATGAAAAATGGGCAAGGAAACTCTTGGAGAAATTTTATAGTGCAAGTCATGTTAATTTGTAAGTTAGCAGAAATTGATAGGTTGGTTAAGTCCACTATTTTATAGAACAGAATGACAGAATATTTAGCTGAAGCAAATAGGGAAAGGGATGTTGGGGCTTGAAGTATTCATTTGTGCAGagaagctgctgctgctgctgctgcatgcaTTCAGGTAGGTGATAGGAACACATTTCCTTTTGTTATCTGTGTGTATATGATAGTTAGGATCATCCTACTCTTGGGACTTGTTGTGTATTCAGAGATGTTGATTGCGTTCACTCTTCACCTCCCTCCCTTTCTCTAGCTAAGGTGGAATAAATGGAAGGCAGTTCTAGGGTTAAGGAATCCAGTGCTCGTCATATACGTGAATAAAGCTTTTGGAAGTGGCCCTTTTTTTTTCTGGAAAAAAACATTTTTGTGAACTTATCATTTCTTTTACCCTTTCGGTTTATTGCTTTCTTTTTAGGCCAGTTCTTGTTTAGAGTGTCCTTTGCTTAGACTGAAAAATTCTTTTACCCCTCTGGTTGTTAGGCCTGCTCTTGTCTAAAATGTCCTTTGCTTGGACAAGTTCTCAGACTTTGGTATCATACTTTTAATACATATGATGGACATTTTTTATAGACATGCTTGAGTTTGTGGGTGATGTAGGTGgatgaaaattataatttaatgcaAAATTACAGTTTCCTAAGgccatttttctttttccctgGTATTTTGGTCAGATCAGAGTTAAAACAAGCCTTGGTATCTTGTTGCAAGAGCTATATGCATTCAAACGTGGAATGCATTTCAAGGAACCACTCTTTCAAGGGCATGATTCTTCAATTCATATAGGTATATGCAATTAACTAATCACAACATATAAGGTATTGCATTGTACttgattagaaaaaaaaagaaaagaaaatgtaaGACTAGTGTTCAGTGAATGCTAGAATTTGTCAGATGCTATGCATATTTAACTATGTAGGCAAGTACCAGTGTTGATTGAAGTAATCCAGATCAAAGGTGAAAAGAGTGTTGATTTGTACATCTGAGGGATGAAAGCCTATGCTCAGAAATACCATGCATGCCATTATGCCATCATATGTTTGTGTATAATGTAAATAGCATTACCTGACTGGACAATTCCTTGCTAAGATAGTATTTGATTTTTCTGATCATGTCCATTGGTTTTTTGGTAACTAATCATGTCCATGTTTACAAGATCTTTCTCCTGTTTCTTTCCATGGTAACCAGCTCCACCAAGAGTATTGACTACGCTCTTTTTCCTTGTTCCAGGGTGTGCTGAGCCTTCCAGACGTGAACAAAGATCATTTAGAGCAGGGAGAAATCCTGAGCTATAGATGTCCCTGGTTGGTCGCTTGGTTCGGCAATTTTAAGCATAGCTAGAGCTTTTAACGGGATTGGATCCTACTAGCATGAACCTGAGACAGCAGTTTGGGTGCTTCATTGCTCTATGTTACATTTCTCTGATCGGTCAAGCTGCTGAGAGATTGTTATATCACTGCTTTTAGTAGCGAAAGTGACTGATCATTATAAGTAAAGCTGCCTGTATGGCCCGGACTGATGTCACAGTGGTGCAGAGGAGGCTGATGGGCGATGGTGCCCTCCAAATTAAATTAGAATGGAAACACGAAGCATAGCTTAATATATGCGTAAAGCAGTTTGTATGCATTTTGTTACTAGCAGTACTACTATGAAATAATCGTGGATGTGGTTTCTTATGCGTTGAACTGATGTGTGGTTTCTTAGGTTCTTGTGTTTCTGCCTATTTTGGCATATGAGTTGGCTGTGTTATGCCTTTCTAGGTACTGGTATTTTAGACAACAAGcgaatgataatttggtttgctcACAAGCTTTTGGCTCCAAGGTGACCCATCATTTAgtgtttcatatatatatatatagctgattTGCTACAGTTGTGCAGGAAGAAGAATAGGGCTGAACGTTCAGCTTACTTTATTCTTGATTTTTTGCAGGATTGACAAGATTAATGTTTTTTTGTTACGATCGTGTTTGCAGGGATGGCTCAATGCACATGGAGGTCTAAAGttaaatacaaaaatattttttttattaaaattaatataatttttttattaaaattttatttttttaattttttgaaatgtaaaatttttaattaaatttttataatcaattttttctaatatttttttaattgataatatagttaatttatttaaatttttttgagatattgttAATCTcaagtaagattttattaattttagttttgaattttttttctatcgaaataatatttattaaaattattaatattattttaaaaataatatatgtattTGAAAAAGAGTTGAGTCTTTTTATATGATTGAGCATGTTTATTggattgttatattttatttatacaaTTTCTTTTGAAACTCTTAGttttgaaaataaatctaaatcattAATATCAGaatagttattatattttaagaaatattcaagattaaggtaatattttttcaaacttttattttttagtgattttaattttttaccattgaatagaaaattaaaaatatttttatatattttaaactgttcaaatctattttgaagtaaaaaaattatttgatctgctatatataagaaataattaattctaaatgattctttaagagattttattattttattgtcaGCATTCTCATCAAATTGTTTCTTTCTATGAATGATATGtttaacataaaatttatgttttatttttattttagatataattttttttaaaaaaatcatagtggatgtaaatctatttttctatatatttttttttaaaaaaatttttagttgttCTGTAGTAACATCAATACATATATCTTTGGATTGTAAACTTTTGCTAACGAGTTAAcagcaaataatatatcatacctAATTATgtctaataaaaatttaaaattttcaagctcatatgttgctaagcaatagcttcacttttgattttaagatctttactaatttttattaattttaataaaatatctcTTATTTGTGGAGCTTGGAATCTTATTGCTTTAACACTTTCAATACGACTTTCTCAACGTGTTTGTGACAATGATTTAAGAGTTAGATCAGATATAttactttataaaattttttatcttttagtagaagaagaaaatagtgaaTATATATGTTGTACTACTTCAAAAAATGCtatagctttagtacaagtaTTAGCCATATCATAAAGTACTAAATTTAGATTGTGACAACTATATGGTGTATAAAAGGATCTagaatttatatctaaattttttttttgctcttcttATTGTTCGTCCTTTATATTAAATCCATTATCATATCCTTATCCTTTTAAATTATTAATGTCAAgtccaatatattttatttctccATAATGATATCAAAAAGATCTTTTCCAGTTCTATCATCtacttttaaaaattcaaaaaaatatttcataattttgattggatttgatGAAATATCTACATATCgcaatataaaagatatttactCTTGATGACTTACATCTGgagtgcaatcaagtattattgaaaaatattttactttcataattttttaataattttatttttaattttatttactaataaatttatcaatttattttgtatATTATGTCTAAGATAATGAGTATGAATTTTATTGTCTTTAATGCGTCAAATATGTTCTTACACCATCGGATCGaattttcattattttcttgatagatctttctattttttttataaaaagtcaAATTATTTTTACCAAGAATTTTTACTACCCCaagaatttttaataatatttttttcaatatttttcatctctatttatttattcttgaatacttttatcaattattttatttctCAATAATcttatttctaaatcaatctatgAACTCATATTAATAATATGCTCATTACTTATCCCAAAATTCTTAAGCTTAGCACTAAGATTTTTTCAATCTCTAGTGCCAACATTAGCTAGTTTACTTATACTAGAAGCAGAGTTAAacaatttacaataaaaataaaatactctatTGAAGTCTTTTGAATAAACTAGCTATCTTCTTTCATGCTTCTCCTTATTTGCTAACTTTTGGATATAATATGTAGTagaaaaatatcttaagattttatctttagaaaaatctatatcaTTAACTAGAATTAGacctttttttattaataaatctctcaaatttgTATCAATATTTATTCATTGACAAATATTTTTAAGAATCTAATCATTTAAATTAATAGATTGATTCTTTTCACCATAGTTTGAGGATTATTTTGAATCTCTTCATTGACTTTTTCTTGTTCTAGTATTTTATTATCATCTAACTCTAAATGATTATTAACTTattcatttaaaaaatatttatcaatattttttaatttattatttttattacttgtaaaaaatttatcaagagcttctttttgagattgtattaaactttcaattcttttctttttttaaaattttgaataactaaattcatatttttaaattaacatatttaaattattattttgaattatcaaaaaaattagctattacaattatcttatattttttaaaaggcTAATACAAGATCAGCAATCAAAACTTTTAATTCAATGAATCAACTATTAAATAAAATAgagataatataataaaataatataaattttaaattaaataaaaaattataaaggttAGAACAATAGTACCTGATTGTTGAATGCTAATTACAAATGGAATGAATAATCAACTAATTATCTTGTACAGGAGTGCAGAAAATATGAGTTAGAGTTTGCTATCAAGGAGAAGAGTaaagagaataagaaaagaagaatgacgaaatagatattataaattaaaaaaaaactcaattttataaaaaaaatgtaGCCGTTGTGTATCCGTTGATTGATTGGGAATTGGCACTGAATTAAGAAGTGAGATAATATATGGGCATCGATAAAACGAAAGCATTAACTTTGCAGTGCGTTTATTTTTCCAACAGGCCATTACTACAAGAAATTCATATAttagtgatttatgtcacaaattgacacaaaaagtatcaattaatatctaaattatctaactttattagaaaattaatacttgttattatattttgcagaagaagaggtcatcaatagaaagaacaaggaaagaggattccaacggcgtaaattttacgcaaaacagagttaaattgacccaggaat
Above is a genomic segment from Elaeis guineensis isolate ETL-2024a chromosome 1, EG11, whole genome shotgun sequence containing:
- the LOC105033702 gene encoding nonsense-mediated mRNA decay factor SMG7 translates to MMTVPMNSSSAPSSRERVQSLYNKNIELENGLRKSAKSKVPSDPNAWLQMRENYEAIILEDHEFSEKHEIEYALWQLHYRRIEEFRAHINAAASSGGVTTLQVKSPVQPDRIKKIRAIFKGFLLEATGFYHDLILKIRTKYGLPLDYFSDAPESQITLEKDEKNSFEIKKGLISCHRCLIYLGDLARYKGLYGEGDSVSRDYAAASGYYLQAASLWPSSGNPHHQLAILASYSADDLLALYRYFRSLAVNNPFLTARDNLIIAFEKNRQNCSQLPGSSKVSSARTLPSRATGKGRGRGDFRPAAKETKVESTRIKERELSTPEVFKAFLTRFIRLNGILFTRTSLETFGEVFALVISDLLELLSSGPEEKLNFGQDAAENGLVIVRLIAILIFSVHNAKRESEGQSYAEILQRTVLLQNAFTAAFDFVGHILKRCTQLHDAASSYLLPGILVFMEWLACHSDIAAGIDIEEKQAAARSFFWDQCVLLMNKLLLSGLADGDEDKTCFLEMSWYDDGESGSMLALWEDFELRGFSPLAPAQLILDFSRKYLLENDGSNKENSARVKRILAAGRALMNVVRIGQQEIYYDSKLKKFVIGTKPPAYEDLDASKLDDFKVVGPVGNMGMMQSNTANLQAKQSWGQLYADGEEEDEVIVFKPMAVEKYANMSMSEANAFGNIQPAQSSSLGDQSAYGGLLSAAFSNSQVSAALNGISRPPITMCSVSQPPAQHITPSTSKWSTEQESFIMGGLKNLSIAENDIYANPGLLSGRSSLQPTSFSPSLSATSNLNTSSSNQLSGHINAGKAVIPAEVDSIIPLEANSDGADMKVAASLPASRKIPVSRPARHFGPPPGFSNPAKQLEDSNFKFTIKEEQPQMDDYSWLDGFKTSSISGMGMENSINRATHIYPQVTASNSNSVSGPITFPFPGKQFSTVQPEMAYEKKWQDFQLFEHLKLDAEKQLPQASQQSALLPEQYQAPSLWSSHFFV